The genomic DNA TCTAGACGGAGTGTCCGTACACCTATTGCCGGGAGGGGAATCCGTGTCATCCGAGACATCCCGGCCGTCCAAACGCGCACCGGAACAGCGAATGACCCGCCAGCGGCTTGCCGTGGGGCGCACCTTGGACGAGCTGGACGATTTTGTCAGTACCCAGGAGCTCTTCCGGCTGCTGCAGGAACGCGGGGAACGCGTTTCGCTGGCCACCACCTACCGCATCCTGCAGTCCATGACGGATGAAAACCTGGTGGATGTGCTGCGCAACGGTGACGGCGAGGCAATCTACCGGCGCTGCGCCGTCGAGCACCACCATCACCATCTGGTCTGCCGCGACTGCGGAAAGGCCGTGGAAGTGGAGGCCCCGGCTGTTGAGACCTGGGCGGCGGGCCTCGGCGCCCGGCACGGCTTCACCGATGTGGCCCATACCGTGGAGGTTTTCGGGCTCTGCCCCGAATGCAGCGCCCGTAAGGCCTAGTGCAGCACGAGGCCTGGCGCAGCGCCGCAAGGCCTGGCGCAGCAGCGCACGAGGCCGGCGGGCCGCAACAGGCTCAGTCAGGCGCCGGCAGTGGCGGTGTTCCTGCTGAGTTCCCGCCGTCCGCGCCCGGTCCGGAACCGGCGGATAAGCCGGCAGACCAAGTAGATGGCAAAGGACACGGTGGTTACGTACGGGCTGATCGGAATGCGGCCGCCCAGGGCCAGCAGGATCCCGCCCACGGACGAGACCAGGGCAAAGGCGACGCTGAGGAACACCACCAGCCGTGGCGAGGAGGTCACCAGCAGGGCCGCTGCGGCCGGGGTAATCAGCAGCGACAGCACCAGCAGCGCCCCCACCACCTGGATGGACAGCGCCACGGCCAGTCCAAGCAGGAACATAAAGACAATGGAGAGCACCCGTACCGGCACGCCACGCGCTTCGGCCAGGTCCGGGTCAGCGCTGGCAAAGGTCAGCGGACGCCAGATGAACAGCAGGGCGGCAACCACCACCGCGGCAACACCCGCCAGCAGGTTCAGCTGCACGGTGTCCACCGCCACGATCTGGCCGGTGAGCAGGCCGAATTTGTTGGCTGAGCGGCCCTCGTAGAGGCTCAGGAACAGGATGCCCAGGCCCAGGCCAAAGGGCATAATGACGCCGATGATCGAGTTGCGGTCCCTGGCCCGCAGACCCATCACCGCCAGCAGCACGGCCGCTGCCACCGAGCCGGCAAGGGACCCGATCACCACGTTGACGCCGATCAGCAGGGCAAACGAGGCCCCGGCGAAGGACAGCTCGGCAATGCCGTGCACCGCGAAGGCCAGGTCCCGCATCAGGACGAACGTGCCGATCAGCCCGCCGACAAGGCCCAGGATGGCGGCTGCCCAGATGGAGTTCTGGACCAGGGGCAAAAGCTCCCCGTAATCACTGAAATCGAAAACCGCCTCGAAGAAGCTACGCAGGTCCAAGATCACCCTCGCTTTCTCCGTGGTGGTGTGTGGTGGCGTCGGGGATACCCAGCACCACTATCCGTCCGTGGCTGCGCAGCACTTCCACGCGGCTGCCGTACATTTCCGAGAGCACGTCGCTGCGCAGCACCTCGGACGGTGTTCCGGTGCGGAACTGGCCCCCGGCCAGATACAGGACACGGTCCACATATTCGATCACCGGGTTGATCTCATGGGTCACGAAAACCACGGCAGAGCCGTCGTCGTGGCAGCGCCGTTCGATGAGGGAACTGATGGCCTGCTGATGATGCAGGTCCAGGGAAAGCAGCGGTTCGTCGCAGAGCAGCAGATCGGGGTTCGTTGCCAGTGCCTGGGCGGCGCGCAGCCGCTGCAGCTCTCCTCCGGAGAGGCGTCCCACGGGTTCGTCCGCATAGGCCAGTGCGCCCACCTGCTCCAGCAGCCGGTCCACCCGGCGGCGCACCGGCGCGCGGCGCAGCCGCAGCCCCCAGTGGTCACCGTCAACTCCGAGGCCCACAAGGTCCCGGCCGCGCAGCGGGGTGCCGGGGCTGAAGGACTTCTGCTGCGGAATGTAGCCGATGTCCCTGCTGCCGCGGTGCACATTGCGGCCGTTGATGGTGACGGTGCCGCCGCTGAGCGGCTGCAGGCCGAGCAGGACTTTCAGGAAACTGGTTTTGCCCGAGCCGTTGGGGCCCAGCACTGCCAGGAATTCGCCGGCGTTAATGTCCAGGTCGAGGTTCTTCCAGAGCGTGCGCTCACCAAATGAGAGCCCTGCGTCGCGCAGGCGCACTACCGGCGACGGAGCCGCTGCGGGCGTCACTGCAGGACACCTTCAATGGCCCCGGTATTCGCTGCCATCCACTGCAGGTAGTCCTGGCCCTCGGGCAGGGTCTCGGAGAAGTCCAGCACGGGGACGCCTTCGGCCAGTGCCGCTTCGCGTACGGCTTCGGTCTGCGGGGTGGAGGTTTGTTCGTTGTAGCCAAGGAAGACGATGGAACCACCGGTGACCAGGTCCTGCATCTCCTTGAGCACCTGCGGCGGCACGTCGGCGCCCTCTTCCACGGCTTCGGTGAAGTCGGACGGGGTGGCATTGTGGAGCCCTGCTTCCTCCACCAGGTAATCCGGCACCGGCTCGGTCAGGGCCACGTCACGGCCGTCCGCCACGGGACGCATGGCGGCCAGGGCAGCATTGATGTCCTCGATCCCCGCGTTGAAGTCCGCGGCATTGCTGCGGAAGGTTTCGGCGGCGTCGGGGTCGAGCTCAGCGAGCCGTTCGGCCGCTGCCTCAGCGAGCAGGCCCATCGCCTCGGGGCTGTACCAGACGTGCTCGTTGAAGGAACCGTGGCTGTGCCCTTCGTGGGAGTGCCCAGCATCGGCGTGGTCCTCTTCGGCGTGGTCCTCTTCCGAGTGGCCCTCTTCTTCGGAGTGGTCAGCTTCGGAACCCTCGAGTCCGGAGATCTCCACCGCGTTGAGGATGTCATCCTCCGGAACGCCCTCATCGGCAGCCAGCTTTTCCATGAAACTGTCATACCCTCCGCCGTTGAGCACCACCAGGTCAGCCTTGGACACGGCGAGCCGGTCCCTGGCCGTGGCCTCATAGGAGTGCGGATCCTGGCTCGGCCGGTCAATCAGCGCGGTGACTTCAACTTTGTCCCCGCCGACGCTGGAAAGGATGCTGCCGTAGACGTCGGTGGAAGCCACCACGTTCACCGTGCCGCCGTCGCCGGAACCGCCGGAGGCATCGCCGCCTCCGCCGCTGCAGCCAGTAAGGACCAGTGCTGCTGCGGCAAGGACGGTTCCGGCCAGGCGGGCGGGGGTACGGCGCATAAGTTCAATATCCCTGGGTTAGGTGGTGGCATGGACGGCAGGACAGGCCGGCGCCGGCGCCTGACGGCAGCGCCGCAGACTGCCGGCCCGGCAGCGAAAGCCTCTACAGCATAACCTAAACGCGAACCATTCGCATCTAGACTTCCCGCCCTTTAGAGGCTTTCCCCGGTGCGGCGGAAGCCCTGCGCCTGGGTGGCGTCCCGGATCTCGCCCACCAGCTGTTCAATGATGTCCTCAAGGAACAGCACTCCCCGGGTGCTTCCGTCCGGTGCCAGCACACGGGCAAGGTGCGAACCCGTCCGCTGCATCACCGCCAGCGCGTCTTCTATTTCGTCATCGAGGCGCAGGTTCGCCAGGGTGCGCACCTTGTTCTCGGTGATCGGCCGTTCGTACGCCTCCGGCGGGATGGACATGATGTCCTTCAAGTGCATGTAACCGGTCAGGTTGCCTGCTTCATCCACCAGCACAAAGCGGGAGAAGCCGGTCCGGCCCACTGCCCGTTCAAACTCTTCCGGAGTGGAATCAGTCCGCAGCGTCACCAGCTCATCCAGCGGCACCATGACCGTTCCGGCGCTTTGCCCGGAAAACTCCAGCGCACCCGAAATCACGCCGGAATTATCCGCCACGGTGCCAAGCTTCGTGGATTCCTCCACGATGGACTGCATCTCCTCAAGCGTGAAGGCCGAGGCAACCTCATCCTTGGGCGTAATGCCCACCACGCGCAGGGCATGGTTGGCGAGCCAGTTCAGTGCGGCAATGACCGGCCGGACAAGTTTGGAAATGAAGACCAGCGGCGGCGCGAGCAGCAGCACGGCCCGGTCCGCCACGGACACCGAGATGTTCTTGGGGACCATCTCGCCGATGGTGACGTGCAGGAAAGTGACCAGCAGCAGCGCCACCAGGAACCCTGCGCCGTCCGCGGCCTCAGTCGGCAGCCCCACTGCTTCCAGCGGAACCGAGAGCAGATGGTGGATGGCCGGCTCGGCTACGGAGAGGATCAGGAGGGAGCACACAGTAATGCCCAGCTGGGCGCAGGCGAGCATCAGGGAAACATGCTCCATGGCCCACAGTGTTGTCCTGGCCCGTTTGGAACCGGCTTCCGCATAGGGCTCAATCTGGCTGCGCCGGGCGGACATCACGGCAAACTCGGCACCAACGAAGAAGGCATTGCCCAGCAACAGGACGACCAGCCAGAAAATCCCTGCCAGATCGCTCATCGGATGCCCTCCCTTCGTGCCGAACGGTCCTTACGGGCCTCGGCCCGCGGTGCTTCCATGTTGTCCTGATGCTCGGTGGGATGCTCCCCTTCGCTGTCTTCCGCAACGGGGATAAAGCTGACCCGGTCAATCCGGCGGCCGTCCATGCGTTCCACTTCCAGCATTCCGCCGGGAACCTCCACACGGTCCCCCGCTTCCGCAATGCGGCCGAGTTCGGCCATGATGTAGCCGCCCACGGTTTCATACCCGGCTTCGTCGGGCATCCGCAGCAGCGGCACCAGTGCGGAGACCTCATCCGGACGCATGATCCCGGGGAAGTACCAGGCACCGGATGCACTCTGCAGCACCCCGGGCTTGGCTTTGTCGTGTTCGTCCGAGACTTCCCCGACGATCTCCTCCACGAGGTCCTCCAAGGTGGCGACGCCGGCGGTTCCACCGTATTCATCGAGCACGACGGCGAGCTGCAGGTTGGCGTTGCGGAGTTCGGAAAGCAGCGAATCCAGGTGCACCGTTTCCGGCACCCGGAGAATGTCGCTCATGATCGCGGCGGCAGGCAGCGTTGCGCGTTTGCTGCGGGGCACCGCCACAGCCTTTTTCACATGCACGACACCGCGGATGTCATCCGGGGAATCCCCCAGCACCGGGAACCGGGAATAGCCGGTCCGGCGGGCCGCTTCAATCACGTCTGCGACGGGCTGCTCGGCGTCGATGGTCTCGAGCCGGATACGCGGGGTCATAACATCCGCCGCAGTGCGCCCCGCAAAGGAGAACGTCCGGGAGAGGAAGGCCGCGGTGTTTTTATCCAGTGTGCCCATCTCAGCGGACCGGCGTGCCATCGAGGACAGTTCAGCCGGGGTGCGTGCACCACTGACCTCTTCCTTGGCTTCGAGGCCGAAGAGATGCAGGATGCGGTTGGCGAACCCGTTCAGCAGCAGCACCGCGGGCTTGAAGACCACGGTGAAGGCCAGCTGCGGGCGTGCCAGTGCCTTGCCTACCCGGAAGGGCATGGCGATGGACATGTTCTTGGGGATCAGTTCACCCAGCAGCATGGACAGGAACGTAGCCAGGATCATTGCGACGGTAACCGAGACCGAGTCAACCAGCAGGGGCGGCAGTCCCAGCCCGGCCAGCGGGCCTTCCAGCAGGCGTCCCACGGACGGCTCCATGACGAAGCCGGTCAGCAGGGTTGTCAGGGTGATGCCCAGCTGGCAGCTCGAGAGCTGGGTGGAGAGGGTGGTCAGGCATCGAAGCAGGGGTTCAGCGGCCTTATCGCCGTTTTCCACCGCGCGGCGTACGGCCGGCTGGTCCAGGGCGACGAGCGAAAATTCCACGGCAACGAAAAAACCGGTACCGAGAATAAGGAGCAGACCGAAGAAGAGGTAGAGCCATTCCATATCAGGCCCTCACCGCCACTTCGCCGCAGCGCCGGGCCGGGATTGCGGCGGGCTGCCTTAAAGAAAGAGGCAAGGCCCGGGGAAACCGGGAAACAGGCGCTGCCGGGATACGTTCAGACGGAGGGTGGTCGGCTAAGGCCGAACTGGAAGGCTCCGATGAAGCGGCAGGCGAATGCTGGGTGGATCGGGCGCGGGATTTGCCGGCTCGGGGCGAACCGGCAGCGGGAGCCGCAGTCCGGGACGCAGGCCGGCGCCTAGAAAAACTGTCCATAGGAGAGTCAGTTTACAGGTTCGGGGCACGCCCGCCACAGGTGCCTGCTACAACGCTTGCCGGCAGATCGCGCCGGGTGTCCTTCACGCAACCCGGCGGGATTGGCCAGTTCTTCGAATATGTCACTAGACTGGCATGAAGTCTCGGTCACTGCGCACCGGGCCGCACCAACAAGTTCTTGTAGCGGAACCGCTCAGATCATGGTGCCATCAGGGCAAACGGCAACTCATGGAAGAGGCGTATATCTAGTGCCAGACCAATCCAACCACCGCCTGCCGGAAGAATTCGGCGGCAACGAGTGGCTTGTCGATGAACTGTACGAACAGTATTTGTCGAACAAGGATTCCGTTGACAAAAAGTGGTGGAGCATCTTCGAGTCCTTCAAGGCTGAAGACTCCCAGTCAGACAACGGCTCCAACGGGAAGGCATCCGGCTCTCCCTCAGAACTCGGCGCAAACCCGGTAACCAGGCAGCTGCCCGTAGTGAAGGCCGAGTCCACGGCCCCCAACGCGCCCAAGGCGTCCGGTGAGTCCCCCGCTGCAACGCAGCAGTCGGGCAAACCGCCGGTAGCCAAGGAAAAGCCGAAGGCCGAGCCCGCCCCGCAGCAGGCCGCCAAGAGCGATCCGGCCCCCAAGGCTGCGCCTATCCCGGCCCAGCTGCCCAAAACCCAGCCCAGCGACGCTGCTGCGGAAGAGGACAAGGTCACCGTCCTGCGCGGACCGGCCAAGGCCATCGCCACCAACATGGACCTCAGCCTGAGCGTTCCCACGGCCACCACGGTTCGCGCCGTGCCGGCCAAGCTGCTCATTGACAACCGCATTGTCATCAACAGCCACCTGGAGCGGGCACGCGGCGGCAAGGTGTCCTTCACCCACCTCCTGGGCTACGCCATCATCCGCGCCGCAGCCCAGTTCCCTTCCATGAACGTGCATTACGACGAAGTGGACGGCAAGCCCGTTGCCGTCCAGCCGGCGCACGTGAACTTCGGCCTGGCCATCGACATGCCCAAGCCGGACGGCACCCGCCTGCTGGTGGTGCCGAACATCAAGAAGGCCGAAACGCTGAACTTCTCGGAGTTCTGGCACGCCTACGAGGATCTGGTCAAGCGCGCCCGCGCCGGCAAGCTCGGCGCCGACGATTACCGCGGCACCACCATTTCCCTGACCAACCCCGGCGGTATCGGCACCGTGCATTCGGTTCCCCGCCTGTCCAAGGGCCAGGCCGCCATCATCGGCGCCGGCGCCCTTGAGTACCCGGCTGAATTCCAGGGTGCCAATGAGAAGATCCTTGCCCGCAACGCGATCAGCAAGATCATCACGCTGACCTCCACGTATGACCACCGCGTCATCCAGGGTGCCGGCAGCGGCGAGTTCCTGCGCATCATCCACCAGCTCCTGCTCGGCGAGCAGGGCTTCTACGACGAGATCTTCGAATCCCTGCGGATTCCGTACGAGCCCGTGCGCTGGAGCCCTGACATCCAGGTGAACCCGGATGAGCAGATCAACAAGGTTGCCCGCATCCAGCAGCTCATCCACGCCTACCGTGTGCGCGGCCACCTGATGGCCGACACGAACCCGCTGGAATACGTCCAGCGCCGGCACGCCGACCTGGACATCCTGAACCACGGCCTCACGCTGTGGGACCTGGACCGGGAGTGGCCGACAGGTGGCTTCGGCGGCAAGCCGATGCTGAAGCTGCGCAAGATCCTCGGCGTCCTGCGGGACGCGTACTGCCGCACCGCCGGCATTGAGTACATGCACATCCAGGATCCCGAAGAGCGCCAGTGGTTCCAGGACCGCCTGGAAACCAAGTACACCAAGCCGAACCGCGAAGAGCAGCTGCGCATCCTCAGCAAGCTCAACGCCGCGGAAGCGTTTGAAACCTTCCTGCAGACCAAGTTTGTTGGCCAGAAGCGCTTCTCCCTGGAGGGCGGCGAATCCCTGATTCCGCTGCTGGACGCCGTGATTTCGGGGGCAGCCGACGACGGCCTCGAAGAGGTCGGCATCGGCATGGCCCACCGCGGGCGCCTCAACGTCCTGACGAACATTGCCGGCAAGACCTATGCCCAGGTCTTCCGCGAGTTCGAAGGAACCCAGGATCCGCGCAGCGTGCAGGGTTCGGGCGATGTGAAGTACCACCTCGGCACCGAGGGAACCTTCACCTCCGATAACGGCAACCAGACCAAGATCTACCTGGCCGCCAACCCCTCCCACCTTGAGGCCGGAGACTCGGTTCTTGAAGGCATTGTCCGCGCCAAGCAGGACCGGTTGGACAAGGGCGACGAGTTCCCCGTCCTGCCGATCCTGATTCACGGCGATGCGGCGTTCGCAGGCCAGGGCGTGGTGGCGGAAACGCTGAACCTCTCCCAGCTGCGCGGCTACCGCACCGGCGGCACCATTCACGTGGTGGTCAACAACCAGGTGGGCTTCACCACCTCCCCCACCTCCTCACGCTCCTCGGTTTACTCCACCGACGTGGCGAAGATGGTCCAGGCACCGATCTTCCACGTCAACGGAGACGACCCCGAAGCAGTGGTCCGGGTGGGCCAGCTGGCTTACGAATACCGCCAGCGGTTCCATAAGGACGTTGTCATCGACATGGTCTGCTACCGCCGCCGCGGCCACAACGAAGGCGACGATCCTTCGATGACGCAGCCGATGATGTACAGCCTGATCGAGGCCAAGCGCTCGGTGCGCAAGCTCTACACCGAGTCCCTGATCGGACGCGGCGACATCAGCCAGGAAGAGGCCGAGCAGGCGCTGCGCGACTACCAGGGCCGCCTCGAGCGGGTCTTCGCTGAGACGCACGCTGCCCAGACCTCCCCGATCCCGGTCATCACGAAGGACTCGGAAGCGGTTTCCGACCTGGAGCGGCCCGCCGCCCAGCAGGAGGGCACCACCATCATCAAGCCGGCCAGCACGGCGGTTTCGGCAGAGGTCCTGGCCCACATCGGCAAGGCCCACGTGGCGGTGCCGGAGGGCTTCACCATCCACCCGAAGCTCAAGTCCCTGCTGGAGAAGCGCGAGCAGATGTCCCGCGAGGGCAACATCGACTGGGGCTTCGCCGAGATTGCCGCCTTCGGCACCCTGCTGATGGAGGGTGTCCCGGTACGCCTGGCCGGGCAGGACTCACGGCGCGGAACGTTCACCCAGCGCCACGCCGTCTTCCATGACCGCGCCACCGGCGAAGAGTGGATGCCGCTGGCCGAGCTGGACCCGAACCAGGCGAAGCTGTGGATCTACGATTCCCTGCTGTCCGAATTCGCTGCCATGGGCTTCGAATACGGCTACTCCGTGGAGCGTCCGGATGCACTGGTGCTCTGGGAAGCCCAGTTCGGTGACTTCGTCAACGGTGCACAGACCATCATTGATGAGTTCATTTCCTCGGCCGAGCAGAAGTGGGGCCAGCGCTCCTCGCTGGTGCTGATGCTCCCGCACGGCTACGAAGGACAGGGTCCGGACCACTCCTCCGCCCGGATCGAGCGTTTCCTGCAGATGTGCGCGGAAGACAACATGATTGTTGCCAACCCCACCACGGGTGCCTCGCACTTCCACCTGTTGCGCCGCCAGGCCTACAGCCGTCCGCGGAAGCCGCTGGTGATCTTCACACCGAAGCAGCTGCTGCGCCTTAAGGCTGCCGCGACGTCGGTGGATGAGTTCACGCACGGCGAGTTCCAGCCGGTCATCCCCGAGCATGCGGAACTGGATGCAAACGCCGTGGACCGGGTCCTGCTGGTGTCCGGGCGCCTGTACTACGATCTTCTGGCCAACCGCCAGAAGACCGGCGACGAAAAAACCGCAATCGTCCGCGTGGAGCAGCTCTACCCGCTTCCGGTGGAAGAGATCCGGGCTGCCGTTGGCAAGTACCCGAATGCGGAGATTGTCTGGGCACAGGACGAGCCGGCGAACCAGGGTCCGTGGCCGTTCATCGGGCTGAACCTGCCGCAGTACCTGGACAGCCGGCTCCGTCTGGTTTCCCGTCCGGCGTCGGCGTCCACCGCTACGGGTTCGGCCAAGCGCCACGCCGTGGAGCAGGACATCCTCGTGAAAAAGGCCTTCGAACGGCAGTAGGCTACGTTTGGGTGGGGCGCTTCGGCGTCCCACCCTGTTTTTTGACCCGAGAAGGTGACTAGTGGAACAACGCAGAATCCGGCTTGCTGCGGTAGGTGACGAGCTGTTGGCCGGACACGGGGATCCGCGGGCACTTGGCTGGCTGGGCCGTGTCCTGGCCCGGACCTCGCCGGAGAACGTAAACCTGCAGGCATACAGCCTCGCGGCCCCGCACGAAGGCACCGAGGCCCTGGCCAACCGGTGGCTCGCCGAGGCCGGACGGCGCTTTGATGACGGCTGCGAAAACCGCCTGGTCATTGGTCTCTCCGACCGTGACCTGGACCTGGAACTCACCACCGCACGGAGCAGGCTGAACCTGGCCAACATCCTCGACGGTGCCGCCCAGATGAGCATCAAGGTTTTCGTCGTCGGGCCTCCCCCGGGACTGGACCCGGAACGTAACCGGAAGCTCGCGGACCTCTCCGCAGCCTTCGGCGACGTCACCACCCGCCGCAAGCATGTCTACGTGGACACGCTGAGCCCGCTGCTGAACCACGAACAGTGGCGCAACGACCTCGCTGCGAACGGCGGCACCCCCGGACAGGCCGGCTATGGCCTGATGGCCTGGCTGGTGCTGCACCGCGGCTGGTACCAGTGGCTGGACCTCCCCGACATGAATTAGCGGGCACGAATAAGCCCGGCATGACGATGAGCCTGCACGGCAGGCACTGGCTCCGTAAGAGATCACGGACCCGGACAGGCAGGCCCCTGCGGAATATATCCGCAGGGGCCTTTTTGTCACTACTGGCAGCTTTGCGTCTTTTTGTTCCCCCGGTTGACCACGATCAGGTAACGATCAGTTAACAACATGTAACTTGTCTCACAGCCGAAACATTTAGTGGCTAGTGTTTCTCCACATGTGGCGGCTATCACTGGCCGCTTGGGGGGCCATCTTTGGTGGTTCCTGACTCCTCATCACCAGTTAGGACTACAGATGCGTACTAAGCGCACGGCAGCTCTTGCCGCACTTTCCGTGGGGGCCCTGTTCCTTGGCGCCTGCGGATCCGCCGGGGGCGGAAACGAAAGCGACGGGGAAACCGCTCAGGCGGAGAACCTTGCCTCAACCATTACGGTTGCCATCAGCCAGGCACCAGATGCCTACAACTCCGGCACGGCCAACACCAACAGCTCGTACAACAGCTACGTTGACAACCTGGTGCACAGCAACTTTGTGGAATACAGCCCCAACGGCATCATCCACGACGAGGAGTTCGGCACCTTCGAAAAGACCAGTGACGATCCCCTGACGGTGAAATACACCATCAACGAGGACGCCAAGTGGTCCGACGGCACCCCCATCGACTTTGATGACGTGCTGCTGAACTGGGCCGCCTACTCCGGCAAGACCGTGGGCGCTGACGGCGAGAACATCTTCCAGCCTTCCTCCACCAACGGTTACTCGCAGACCAAGATGATCGAGGGCGAGGCTGGCGCCAAGGAATTCGAGATGGTTTTCGAAACTCCTTACGCTGACTGGGAAGCCATGATGATCGGCCCGATCATGCCGGCTCACATTGCTGCCGAGCAGGGCGGCCTTAGCGTTGAAAACAACGGCGAAGCCCTGGTCAAGGCCATCCAGGACAACGACACCGCAGCGCTGACTCCGGTCGCCGAGTTCTGGAACACCGGCTGGAACTATGAAGCCGACCTGACCGCCCTCCCGGATGCCGCACTGATCCCCTCCTCTGGTCCGTACGTGCTGGACAATGCCACCGACGGCACGTTGACCCTGAAGGTCAACGAAAACTACTGGGGCGAGGCACGCAAGGGCCAGACCGAGAACATCGTCTTCAAGGCCATCGAGGACACCGAAGCCGTGCAGGCACTGCAGAACGGTGATGTTGACATCATCGAGCCGTCCGGCCCGACCGTCGACACCAAGACCTCCATCGAGAACATCGGTGAGAGCGTCACCATGCTCACCGG from Arthrobacter zhangbolii includes the following:
- a CDS encoding metal ABC transporter permease codes for the protein MDLRSFFEAVFDFSDYGELLPLVQNSIWAAAILGLVGGLIGTFVLMRDLAFAVHGIAELSFAGASFALLIGVNVVIGSLAGSVAAAVLLAVMGLRARDRNSIIGVIMPFGLGLGILFLSLYEGRSANKFGLLTGQIVAVDTVQLNLLAGVAAVVVAALLFIWRPLTFASADPDLAEARGVPVRVLSIVFMFLLGLAVALSIQVVGALLVLSLLITPAAAALLVTSSPRLVVFLSVAFALVSSVGGILLALGGRIPISPYVTTVSFAIYLVCRLIRRFRTGRGRRELSRNTATAGA
- a CDS encoding hemolysin family protein yields the protein MSDLAGIFWLVVLLLGNAFFVGAEFAVMSARRSQIEPYAEAGSKRARTTLWAMEHVSLMLACAQLGITVCSLLILSVAEPAIHHLLSVPLEAVGLPTEAADGAGFLVALLLVTFLHVTIGEMVPKNISVSVADRAVLLLAPPLVFISKLVRPVIAALNWLANHALRVVGITPKDEVASAFTLEEMQSIVEESTKLGTVADNSGVISGALEFSGQSAGTVMVPLDELVTLRTDSTPEEFERAVGRTGFSRFVLVDEAGNLTGYMHLKDIMSIPPEAYERPITENKVRTLANLRLDDEIEDALAVMQRTGSHLARVLAPDGSTRGVLFLEDIIEQLVGEIRDATQAQGFRRTGESL
- a CDS encoding Fur family transcriptional regulator, translating into MTRQRLAVGRTLDELDDFVSTQELFRLLQERGERVSLATTYRILQSMTDENLVDVLRNGDGEAIYRRCAVEHHHHHLVCRDCGKAVEVEAPAVETWAAGLGARHGFTDVAHTVEVFGLCPECSARKA
- a CDS encoding metal ABC transporter ATP-binding protein, with amino-acid sequence MTPAAAPSPVVRLRDAGLSFGERTLWKNLDLDINAGEFLAVLGPNGSGKTSFLKVLLGLQPLSGGTVTINGRNVHRGSRDIGYIPQQKSFSPGTPLRGRDLVGLGVDGDHWGLRLRRAPVRRRVDRLLEQVGALAYADEPVGRLSGGELQRLRAAQALATNPDLLLCDEPLLSLDLHHQQAISSLIERRCHDDGSAVVFVTHEINPVIEYVDRVLYLAGGQFRTGTPSEVLRSDVLSEMYGSRVEVLRSHGRIVVLGIPDATTHHHGESEGDLGPA
- a CDS encoding metal ABC transporter solute-binding protein, Zn/Mn family, translated to MRRTPARLAGTVLAAAALVLTGCSGGGGDASGGSGDGGTVNVVASTDVYGSILSSVGGDKVEVTALIDRPSQDPHSYEATARDRLAVSKADLVVLNGGGYDSFMEKLAADEGVPEDDILNAVEISGLEGSEADHSEEEGHSEEDHAEEDHADAGHSHEGHSHGSFNEHVWYSPEAMGLLAEAAAERLAELDPDAAETFRSNAADFNAGIEDINAALAAMRPVADGRDVALTEPVPDYLVEEAGLHNATPSDFTEAVEEGADVPPQVLKEMQDLVTGGSIVFLGYNEQTSTPQTEAVREAALAEGVPVLDFSETLPEGQDYLQWMAANTGAIEGVLQ
- a CDS encoding hemolysin family protein, encoding MEWLYLFFGLLLILGTGFFVAVEFSLVALDQPAVRRAVENGDKAAEPLLRCLTTLSTQLSSCQLGITLTTLLTGFVMEPSVGRLLEGPLAGLGLPPLLVDSVSVTVAMILATFLSMLLGELIPKNMSIAMPFRVGKALARPQLAFTVVFKPAVLLLNGFANRILHLFGLEAKEEVSGARTPAELSSMARRSAEMGTLDKNTAAFLSRTFSFAGRTAADVMTPRIRLETIDAEQPVADVIEAARRTGYSRFPVLGDSPDDIRGVVHVKKAVAVPRSKRATLPAAAIMSDILRVPETVHLDSLLSELRNANLQLAVVLDEYGGTAGVATLEDLVEEIVGEVSDEHDKAKPGVLQSASGAWYFPGIMRPDEVSALVPLLRMPDEAGYETVGGYIMAELGRIAEAGDRVEVPGGMLEVERMDGRRIDRVSFIPVAEDSEGEHPTEHQDNMEAPRAEARKDRSARREGIR
- a CDS encoding multifunctional oxoglutarate decarboxylase/oxoglutarate dehydrogenase thiamine pyrophosphate-binding subunit/dihydrolipoyllysine-residue succinyltransferase subunit, which gives rise to MPDQSNHRLPEEFGGNEWLVDELYEQYLSNKDSVDKKWWSIFESFKAEDSQSDNGSNGKASGSPSELGANPVTRQLPVVKAESTAPNAPKASGESPAATQQSGKPPVAKEKPKAEPAPQQAAKSDPAPKAAPIPAQLPKTQPSDAAAEEDKVTVLRGPAKAIATNMDLSLSVPTATTVRAVPAKLLIDNRIVINSHLERARGGKVSFTHLLGYAIIRAAAQFPSMNVHYDEVDGKPVAVQPAHVNFGLAIDMPKPDGTRLLVVPNIKKAETLNFSEFWHAYEDLVKRARAGKLGADDYRGTTISLTNPGGIGTVHSVPRLSKGQAAIIGAGALEYPAEFQGANEKILARNAISKIITLTSTYDHRVIQGAGSGEFLRIIHQLLLGEQGFYDEIFESLRIPYEPVRWSPDIQVNPDEQINKVARIQQLIHAYRVRGHLMADTNPLEYVQRRHADLDILNHGLTLWDLDREWPTGGFGGKPMLKLRKILGVLRDAYCRTAGIEYMHIQDPEERQWFQDRLETKYTKPNREEQLRILSKLNAAEAFETFLQTKFVGQKRFSLEGGESLIPLLDAVISGAADDGLEEVGIGMAHRGRLNVLTNIAGKTYAQVFREFEGTQDPRSVQGSGDVKYHLGTEGTFTSDNGNQTKIYLAANPSHLEAGDSVLEGIVRAKQDRLDKGDEFPVLPILIHGDAAFAGQGVVAETLNLSQLRGYRTGGTIHVVVNNQVGFTTSPTSSRSSVYSTDVAKMVQAPIFHVNGDDPEAVVRVGQLAYEYRQRFHKDVVIDMVCYRRRGHNEGDDPSMTQPMMYSLIEAKRSVRKLYTESLIGRGDISQEEAEQALRDYQGRLERVFAETHAAQTSPIPVITKDSEAVSDLERPAAQQEGTTIIKPASTAVSAEVLAHIGKAHVAVPEGFTIHPKLKSLLEKREQMSREGNIDWGFAEIAAFGTLLMEGVPVRLAGQDSRRGTFTQRHAVFHDRATGEEWMPLAELDPNQAKLWIYDSLLSEFAAMGFEYGYSVERPDALVLWEAQFGDFVNGAQTIIDEFISSAEQKWGQRSSLVLMLPHGYEGQGPDHSSARIERFLQMCAEDNMIVANPTTGASHFHLLRRQAYSRPRKPLVIFTPKQLLRLKAAATSVDEFTHGEFQPVIPEHAELDANAVDRVLLVSGRLYYDLLANRQKTGDEKTAIVRVEQLYPLPVEEIRAAVGKYPNAEIVWAQDEPANQGPWPFIGLNLPQYLDSRLRLVSRPASASTATGSAKRHAVEQDILVKKAFERQ